GTTATTGAAATTTAGTTGGTCAGCAGTGAGTTACACAATTTCTACAACGTTACAACGTGTGCCCTTTTACAGCGCAACAAACAACATACTGGCAGAGAACAGAACTAGTTAAATAAGGGTGCCTCTAATGAGTAACTCGACTGACTATTCAACAACGTTAAGATACACTCTGTAAGAATAAGTCCCACTAAATTAGAATGAGGGGACAAATTAGATTTTGGCCATGGATACTATTACGTTTAATGGCTTCACTGTTGGTCAAAGAACATAAACAGGTAAAATGAAGCCCGCATTATGGTAACACcctaagaaaaaggaaggatatttcagttttcatcaCGAGAGTATGGTATTGTTATTACTTCCCCTTCTACAATATTTAAGAGGTTTAGTATAATTCACTGGGATATGCAAATCAAGCTCTAAGTTTTTCTCGATGTACCAACTGACATAATAAAATCTTGCTAATGGCAATTGCAAGACAAAAATAGTAAGAACAAGAAGAATGATAACTTTGAAGACTTGCATGCCTGAATATTACTGTCAAGTTGAAAAAGGCTAAAAGAACACCAATACTTGTGTTCCTCTCCTATGGTCCTATTTGGGTCCAGATGGAAGACTGACAGGTAGAAATGGTAATCTAGTCTTTGTCTACAATTAAGAAATATCTCTGTTTAAGATTTACCTCTTTCTTTCTAGCACgctctgcctttattttctcatactcttcttttgccttctgattagatgttttcttcttaaacttCCCTTCAGTCATAACTGACCTGCAAGCAAAAGTACATGTACTTCAGGTACGGACTATCACCAAGTACACATAATCATTTATCCCATTTCCACTGCAGAATCAGAGTACGGTCTTCCACTCTTCCACTATTTTATATGCATTTGGGGAAGTTGAttagaaatacagatttcagaagGTTTATCCTTCCACACTGACTGGATACGTAATTGCACCACTCTTACATGATGCCCAACACCATTACACATCACGAAACGAGCAGCTcacatgaaaacacagcaaactaAACTCCTTCAAGGCCAAGTGTACCAAAGACTGGACTGCGCACAGCTTTTAGGAACCCATATCCCTTATCTGCTGGATCTTCACACGGATGATGCTTCCTGAAGTTTAAAGAGCATCTAAAACTTTTCTTCCCCTATCATACAAGTTCTTCAGAGCTACAAAAACTGAATGCACCAGCTTAGAGCTATATTATCTCTTTCTAGTGCTGACATACGGATGCACTTGCAGAGATATGAGGAGAGCCAGCTGTTAGCAGACTGCCTGCCAGAGATGTCAGGCTAACACGGCAAGCAGAAAAAGCATAGTAGTAACAATGCCTTTCTAAAAGATTCTTCTTGAAGAAGATGGAATTATTATTGTCCTTAATGTTCCGAAATTAGGAACTGAAATTACGTTCCCTCCaaatttcagtattaaaaaactGCGCAAGTATCTTTCAccaaaggaaacaggaaaagcagtttcatttGTCTGGTGTTTACGGTCACACTACTTTAAGTGGATTCTTCTTGTTATTtagtccctttttttttttttttctgattcacaCCACAGCCATTACATAAACAGTGTGGCAGCAAAGGCACTTCACACCTGAAAAATACATACCTTGTTAGATTTTTAAGAACTGTTCAGAAAGCTTTGATTACtctattacatttaaaaatttgaaaactcGCCATCATCATCTAGGAGATTTCAGACAGACaatcaaaaaataaagagaaggcATTTGCTCACACTTTCATTTAGAAATACCACTcctctggagaaaaagaaaaaaaaataatctttgctTTAGTCTCATCTCCATCTTGTGGCAATATTGTGTAATGACACTTCATTGTCCCAAGTACAAAACTACTTAAATAGCAGTGTGTGCGAAAAATAGAATTACCTAACCAAAGTCTTATTTTATATTCTCATAGTACACTGAAGTCTATTTAATCGACTCTATGCATTACACCACCTCACAAATTAGCAGTCACACTCGTGACTGAAATTCGTGGAGAAATACTAATTCTGGTTTACAACCGTAATGACCATAGCATAAACAAAATTAACGCACCCtctggtttaaagaaaaacatcaggcCTATTTCAGACACCTCCACGAATAAGCTGCCTATTCTAGACAAAAACTCTACCTTTCTCTCACTGCTGACCTCAGATCTGACTGCCTTTCCCCACTCTCCTGAGCACTCTTCTCAGGAAAGTTTAGATGTAGATACACCTTGGAATTCAAAGACTTAGGACACTCCTTGTACTGAGAATGAAAAAGCATTATCTCAGTCACTGTATTTGAatgctcttttaaaatactgccaTGATAATGTTAGACCTGAGTGACTACACTTTCCATTTTACTGACATAACTAACCAAGATTTCAGGGGTATTACTGtcacacagggaaaaaatggTTTAAGTTGTCTGACGTTTGTTAGACAGCAAGTGAGAAACTCCATTTGACTTTTCCCAGCTATTATaagtaaattaaaaaccaaacaaataaccccaacaaaaccccccaccaTTGGCAAGCTATAATGACGTATCTGTTGTTTAGATTATTACTTTGATAAAGAACACTTTACTGCCTTAAGATTCTATTAAATCCTCCTTTAAGTTCATAGTTAAATTCCCCCCAAAACTAGCCATACCATGAAAGGGTAACTGCACACAATAATGCTCATTCTAGCAGAAAAACAGTGCAATATGAAGACAACTTACCAAACTGGGAATAACCTTTCTGAAAAGtgacattaattttaaaatactgagaatcaattcaaaggaaaattctGCAGACTCAGAAGCACACTACCTGAAAAGCAGGCTCTCATCTTTGTAGATATGGTAAGAAATTAGGCAAACATTTACTGCGCTTGGGCTGAACCTTGTCTTTAAAGTACAACGGTAACTGTGATATCGTTTCTGTGGAATCAAGCcctaaaatactgctttctgaTTCTGATGCAAACACAACAAAGCTGTAGGTTCaaattttttaacaaataagaaaaatatttaagaccTAATGGCATTTTAAGCAAATCACCATACTGAAGTTCAGGTAAAGTGTAAgatctaaaatatttctttaatgatGGAAACAATTACTTGTTTTTAGAGACATTTACAAAACTTACTCTACTGGTTCACTaagtttttcttctgataaaaCTGAATTATCTGGAGCCCTGCGCCACCGTTTCTTGAGCATTTCTTCCTCAGCTAGGTAAAGATGTTTCAAGTGCTCTGGATAAGTATCAATAAACTGATTATCCTGTTGTGAATGgaccttccttccctttctcagtAATTTCCTGTATTGCCTTTCGACCTTTTGTTTTCTCCGAAATGCAAATCCTCGTCctaaaaacataagaaaaaggGAGTTAAACAGACCTGCGCTGAAGTTTTATCAAACCATTCAATTGTTACCAGGACCATTTCAATCCATTTACTTtacaaaaacagagaaagacaCTACTTGTGCTAATTTTAATAAGGATCAGTCAAAAATTCACggaaaaaacacttttacaAACCTGCCTCCTACTGTAATATTGCAGCTTGTACAGATTTACTGAAAATTACTGCCTAAAACCCTTGAGAGAACATGCCA
The window above is part of the Strigops habroptila isolate Jane chromosome 3, bStrHab1.2.pri, whole genome shotgun sequence genome. Proteins encoded here:
- the CCDC59 gene encoding thyroid transcription factor 1-associated protein 26, producing the protein MEAARRGGPGAAAENAGAAARGPRRKRLWRPDLMRNVVGSVQEGRGFAFRRKQKVERQYRKLLRKGRKVHSQQDNQFIDTYPEHLKHLYLAEEEMLKKRWRRAPDNSVLSEEKLSEPVESVMTEGKFKKKTSNQKAKEEYEKIKAERARKKEEAERIKQQREAAQRLYKQKKMEAYKILSKKTKRGQPNLNLQVEFLLQKIQQNT